A stretch of Pristiophorus japonicus isolate sPriJap1 chromosome 12, sPriJap1.hap1, whole genome shotgun sequence DNA encodes these proteins:
- the LOC139276815 gene encoding zona pellucida sperm-binding protein 3-like, with product MHWLGIQEQQPIRFIQLTTVDRAVFSLVVIVGRVSRRTGRVRLETRSGVTMQQFRNLDFPWSIQKATRVPPGPAFGSGFSKSEGRSVSPLQTVMVQCGEQNLLVSVQMDLFGTRHLIKAADLTLGSTGCRPTGVYSQNHTVLFHYGLHECDSTVKMTDDLLIYTSHLYYRPSHIGGVIVRTSGLVVPIVCHYPRKRTVSSNAIKPTWVPFSSTKAGEGRLSFSLRLMTANWSAERTSNIYHLGDLIHIEASVMTVNHMPLKLYIDRCIATLSPDQDSTPRYNIIDFNGCLLDSRDEDSFSSFVSPRDHLDKLQFKLDAFRFFEDDRDLIFITCHLKVAAADQRPDSVNKACSFQKPANRWFLVTELDLSMVEGSNEVCACCDGGNCGASRLRSGGRLHSRDRREVLSELESEPVWEGEVSLGPLIILDADLKDLVHSMGSEAVETREEIPSSSPGEVLLVVTLAVGALISAILVAAFLFRKHT from the exons ATGCATTGGCTGGGCATACAAGAACAGCAGCCAATCAGG tttatccaactcaccacCGTCGACAGGgctgtgttttccctggtggtCATCGTGGGGCGCGTTTCGCGGCGTACGGGTCGAGTGAGACTCGAAACTCGCAGCGGTGTCACAAT GCAGCAGTTTAGAAACTTGGACTTCCCATGGAGCATTCAGAAGGCCACTCGTGTCCCTCCAGGCCCAGCTTTTGGTTCTGGTTTCAGTAAGTCTGAGGGGCGAAGTGTGTCTCCACTGCagactgtgatggtgcagtgtggagAGCAGAACCTGCTGGTCAGTGTACAGATGGATTTATTTGGAACCAGGCACCTGATTAAAGCAGCTGATCTGACCCTGGGGTCAACAGGTTGTCGGCCAACTGGGGTCTACTCTCAGAACCACACCGTCCTATTTCATTATGGGCTCCATGAATGTGACAGCACAGTAAAG ATGACGGATGACCTGCTGATTTACACCAGCCACCTGTACTACAGGCCAAGCCATATTGGAGGAGTCATTGTGAGAACCAGTGGATTAGTTGTCCCTATTGTGTGCCATTATCCCAG GAAGAGGACAGTGAGCAGCAATGCGATCAAGCCCACCTGGGTCCCCTTCTCCTCCACCAAGGCAGGAGAGGGACGTCTGTCATTCTCCCTGCGTCTGATGACTG CTAACTGGAGTGCAGAGCGTACCTCCAATATCTACCACCTGGGTGACCTCATTCACATCGAGGCCTCTGTGATGACTGTGAACCACATGCCTCTGAAGCTCTATATTGACCGCTGTATAGCTACACTGAGCCCAGACCAGGACTCCACCCCCAGATACAACATTATTGACTTCAACGG TTGCCTGTTGGACAGCCGAGACGAAGACTCCTTTTCGTCCTTCGTGTCACCGCGAGATCACCTGGATAAGCTTCAGTTCAAGCTGGATGCATTCCGCTTCTTTGAAGACGACAGGGACTTG ATCTTCATCACTTGCCACCTGAAAGTAGCTGCAGCAGATCAAAGGCCAGATTCAGTCAACAAAGCTTGTTCCTTCCAGAAGCCAGCCAACCG ATGGTTCCTGGTGACTGAATTGGACCTGTCCATGGTGGAAGGATCTAATGAGGTTTGTGCCTGTTGTGATGGGGGCAACTGTGGAGCCTCGAGATTGCGATCTGGAGGAAGACTTCACTCCAGGGACAGGAGGGAAGTCCTATCTGAGCTGG AGTCGGAGCCTGTGTGGGAGGGTGAAGTTTCCCTTGGACCACTGATCATTCTGGATGCTGATCTGAAGGACCTGGTCCATTCGATGGGAAGTGAAGCTGTCGAGACTCGTGAGGAGATTCCGAGTTCTTCTCCAG GTGAGGTGCTTCTGGTTGTGACGTTGGCAGTTGGGGCCCTGATCTCAGCCATTCTGGTGGCCGCCTTCCTCTTTAGGAAACACACCTGA
- the LOC139276814 gene encoding zona pellucida sperm-binding protein 3-like, whose protein sequence is MAHRDTSSNGAAPHYLSTASAETKPQVPEAAVNSPNKPQPASSTSSCQDFGSDFSKSEGQSVSPLQTVMVQCGEQNLLVSVQMDLFGTRHLIKAADLTLGSTGCRPTGVYSQNHTVLFHYGLHECDSTVKMTDDLLIYTTHLYYKPSHIGGVIVRTSGAVVPIVCHYPRKRTVSSNAIKPTWVPFSSTKAGEGRLSFSLRLMTANWSAERTSNIYHLGDLIHIEASVMTVNHMPLKLYIDRCIATLSPDQDSTPRYNIIDFNGCLLDSRDEDSFSSFVSPRDHLDKLQFKLDAFRFFEDDRDLIFITCHLKVAAADQRPDSVNKACSFQKPANRWSLVTELDMSMVEGSNEVCACCDGGNCGASRLRSGGRLHSRDRREVLSELESEPVWEGEVSLGPLIVLDADLKDLVHSMGSEAVETREEIPSSSPGEVLLVVTLAVGALISATLVAAFLFRKHT, encoded by the exons ATGGCACATCGGGACACTTCCTCCAATGGGGCCGCGCCACACTACCTGAGCACAGCTTCTGCCGAAACCAAACCACAAGTTCCTGAGGCGGCGGTTAATTCCCCCAATAAACCACAGCCAGCTTCCTCCACATCTTCCTGCCAAG ATTTTGGTTCTGATTTCAGTAAGTCTGAGGGGCAAAGTGTGTCTCCACTGCAGACTGTGATGGTACAGTGTGGAGAGCAGAACCTGCTGGTCAGTGTGCAGATGGATTTATTTGGAACCAGGCACCTGATTAAAGCAGCTGATCTGACCCTGGGGTCAACAGGTTGTCGGCCTACTGGGGTCTACTCTCAGAACCACACTGTCCTATTTCACTATGGGCTCCATGAATGTGACAGCACAGTAAAG ATGACGGACGACCTGCTGATTTACACCACCCACCTGTACTACAAGCCGAGCCATATTGGAGGAGTCATTGTGAGAACCAGTGGAGCAGTGGTCCCTATTGTGTGCCATTATCCCAG GAAGAGGACAGTGAGCAGCAATGCGATCAAGCCCACCTGGGTCCCCTTCTCCTCCACCAAGGCAGGAGAGGGACGTCTGTCATTCTCCCTGCGTCTGATGACTG CTAACTGGAGTGCAGAGCGTACCTCCAATATCTACCACCTGGGTGACCTCATTCACATCGAGGCCTCTGTGATGACCGTGAACCACATGCCTCTGAAGCTCTATATTGACCGCTGTATAGCTACACTGAGCCCAGACCAGGACTCCACCCCCAGATACAACATTATTGACTTCAACGG TTGCCTGTTGGACAGCCGAGATGAAGACTCTTTTTCTTCCTTCGTGTCACCACGAGATCACCTGGATAAGCTTCAGTTCAAGCTGGATGCATTCCGCTTCTTTGAAGACGACAGGGACTTG ATCTTCATCACTTGCCACCTGAAAGTAGCTGCAGCAGATCAAAGGCCAGATTCAGTCAACAAAGCTTGTTCCTTCCAGAAGCCAGCCAACCG ATGGTCCCTGGTGACTGAATTGGACATGTCCATGGTGGAAGGATCTAATGAAGTTTGTGCCTGTTGTGATGGGGGCAACTGTGGAGCCTCGAGATTGCGATCTGGAGGAAGACTTCACTCCAGGGACAGGAGGGAAGTCCTATCTGAGCTGG AGTCGGAGCCTGTGTGGGAGGGTGAAGTTTCCCTTGGACCACTGATCGTTCTGGATGCTGATCTGAAGGACCTGGTCCATTCGATGGGAAGTGAAGCTGTCGAGACTCGTGAGGAGATTCCGAGTTCTTCTCCAG GTGAGGTGCTTCTGGTTGTGACGTTGGCAGTTGGGGCCCTGATCTCAGCCACTCTGGTGGCCGCCTTCCTCTTTAGGAAACACACCTGA